A window from Hymenobacter volaticus encodes these proteins:
- a CDS encoding NADH-quinone oxidoreductase subunit A, which translates to MLLAVTTNYQPQDFLPIIVQFGLAVAFVAFAMITSHLLGPRRKSVVKDEAFECGIESVGNARTPISVKYFLTAILFVLFDVEVIFMYPWAVNFRALGTDGFIEMVVFLALLLAGFGYVIKKGILRWNEA; encoded by the coding sequence TGCTTCTCGCTGTAACTACCAATTATCAGCCGCAGGACTTTCTGCCCATCATCGTGCAGTTTGGGCTAGCGGTTGCTTTCGTGGCCTTTGCCATGATAACTTCTCATCTACTAGGTCCGCGCCGCAAGAGCGTGGTGAAGGATGAAGCCTTTGAGTGCGGTATCGAGTCGGTGGGCAATGCCCGCACCCCGATTTCGGTGAAGTACTTCCTCACGGCCATCCTATTCGTACTTTTCGACGTGGAAGTCATCTTTATGTACCCTTGGGCGGTGAACTTCCGGGCCTTAGGTACCGACGGCTTCATTGAAATGGTGGTGTTCCTAGCACTGCTATTGGCTGGCTTCGGCTACGTCATCAAAAAAGGCATTTTACGCTGGAACGAGGCGTAA